Proteins from a genomic interval of Hippocampus zosterae strain Florida chromosome 14, ASM2543408v3, whole genome shotgun sequence:
- the dglucy gene encoding D-glutamate cyclase, mitochondrial isoform X2: MLTALKGARLSLRFFSGACDKVSDDLKLLGPAVLRRLIRKEDSRITNTSGLAAGYRQANVVIIPKHLAKDFEVFCRNNPAPLPLLYCSQPGETSCPPLAKDADIRTDISQYRVYQDGVLENGVSSLLNYSKSLRVVSQNPSVPCMEWSDMVCFYLGCSFGFEGSLKKAGVVVRNVEQGRNVSMYKTAVPCIQAGVFSCPLVVSMRPIPPAMLEAAVQVTSLDPQAHGAPVHIGDGALLGIQDLSRPDYGDQVELQPGDVPVFWACGVTAIEAIVRSKPSLAFSHSPGCMFLTDVQDPSLRSHGPDSKKSEATALCFQISENPLFYSLASQGAVAQIRHLDAIIGEDPGQRGIKALFIQDELLRSCLALSHSSSVAITTGFPTHYMHSPPDETDGPPGAVAMATMLLSLGKQVTLVTDKRALQMNQDIIDEAVTTGVLKSTIPLVVFEDIGPNSSLHFLCHHGDPAKPRYDHLVAIERSGRAEDGNYYNMRGVNIKHLVDPIDDLFIAANNIPGITTIGIGDGGNELGMGKVKDRVQNLMPMGHLIACDVPADYAIAAGVSNWGGYAVACGLYLLNTCPVHKRYLNKGLGMDHQTPEELQDWIANLPSVKKEESILSTLVRFGIRSGKTAHLAMEVDGLTFHPTHSDIITRLLKVTHGSAD, encoded by the exons TGTCGGATGATTTAAAGTTGTTGGGTCCTGCTGTTTTAAGGCGGCTGATTAGGAAGGAAGATTCCAGAATAACCAACACATCTGGATTAGCCGCTG gatACCGGCAAGCAAATGTTGTCATCATTCCCAAACATCTGGCCAAAGATTTTGAAGTGTTTTGTCGCAATAATCCGGCGCCTTTGCCACTTCTGTACTGCAGCCAACCAGGAGAGACCTCATGCCCACCTCTGGCCAAAGACGCCGACATCAG GACAGACATCTCACAGTACCGAGTGTATCAGGATGGTGTTCTGGAAAACGGTGTCTCCAGCCTGCTGAACTACAGCAAGTCACTCAG GGTGGTCTCGCAGAATCCGTCTGTGCCGTGTATGGAGTGGTCAGACATGGTTTGTTTCTATCTGGGCTGCAGCTTTGGCTTTGAGGGCAGCCTGAAGAAAGCTGGAGTTGTTGTCAGGAATGTGGAGCAAGGCCGCAACGTCAGCATGTACAAG ACTGCTGTTCCCTGTATTCAAGCTGGTGTTTTCAGTTGCCCTCTCGTGGTGTCGATGCGTCCAATTCCACCTGCCATGCTGGAGGCAGCAGTCCAGGTCACAAGCCTTGACCCCCAAGCACATGGAGCCCCAGTGCACATTGGCGATGGAG CTTTGCTAGGCATACAGGACCTGTCCCGACCAGATTATGGGGATCAGGTTGAGCTGCAGCCCGGTGATGTTCCAGTcttctgggcctgtggagtgaCTGCCATAGAGGCAATCGTCAGAAGCA AGCCATCGTTGGCATTCAGTCACTCACCGGGCTGCATGTTCTTGACTGATGTTCAAGACCCCTCCCTCCGATCCCACGGCCCTGACAGCAAGAAATCCGAAGCCACAGCCCTCTGCTTCCAGATATCTGAAAACCCCTTGTTCTACAGTCTGGCGTCGCAGGGTGCTGTGGCACAGATCAGGCATCTGGACGCAATCATCGGAGAAGACCCAG GTCAACGGGGCATCAAAGCTTTGTTTATTCAAGATGAACTTCTACGCTCTTGTCTGGCACTCTCGcactcatcctctgttgccatAACGACAGGCTTCCCAACACACTACATGCACAG TCCTCCTGATGAGACTGATGGCCCACCTGgagctgttgccatggcaaccatgCTGCTTTCCCTCGGCAAGCAAGTTACATTGGTGACGGACAAGAGAGCCTTGCAGATGAATCAGGACATTATTGATGAAGCTGTGACGACAG GTGTACTGAAATCAACCATTCCACTGGTGGTCTTCGAAGACATTGGTCCGAACTCTTCACTTCACTTTTTGTGTCACCACGGAGATCCCGCTAAACCAAG GTATGACCACCTAGTAGCCATAGAGCGCAGTGGGCGAGCTGAGGATGGAAACTACTACAACATGAGAGGAGTAAACATCAAGCATCTTGTGGATCCAATCGACGACCTTTTTATTGCTGCAAATAATATTCCAGGCATTACCACTATAG GAATCGGTGATGGTGGAAATGAGTTGGGGATGGGGAAAGTGAAGGACAGAGTCCAGAATCTGATGCCAATGGGGCATCTGATAGCCTGTGATGTGCCTGCTGACTACGCTATCGCTGCAG GGGTTTCCAACTGGGGAGGGTACGCAGTGGCTTGTGGCCTTTACCTGCTCAACACCTGTCCCGTACATAAGAGATATCTAAACAAAGGCCTGGGAATGGATCACCAAACCCCCGAAGAGCTGCAAGATTGGATTGCTAATTTGCCGTCCGTGAAGAAG GAGGAGTCTATCTTGTCAACTCTTGTGCGTTTCGGCATTCGATCTGGGAAAACGGCTCATCTGGCCATGGAGGTGGATGGTTTGACCTTTCATCCCACGCACTCTGACATCATCACCAGACTGCTCAAAGTCACTCACGGCTCAGCTGATT AG
- the dglucy gene encoding D-glutamate cyclase, mitochondrial isoform X1, which translates to MTSALSSMLTALKGARLSLRFFSGACDKVSDDLKLLGPAVLRRLIRKEDSRITNTSGLAAGYRQANVVIIPKHLAKDFEVFCRNNPAPLPLLYCSQPGETSCPPLAKDADIRTDISQYRVYQDGVLENGVSSLLNYSKSLRVVSQNPSVPCMEWSDMVCFYLGCSFGFEGSLKKAGVVVRNVEQGRNVSMYKTAVPCIQAGVFSCPLVVSMRPIPPAMLEAAVQVTSLDPQAHGAPVHIGDGALLGIQDLSRPDYGDQVELQPGDVPVFWACGVTAIEAIVRSKPSLAFSHSPGCMFLTDVQDPSLRSHGPDSKKSEATALCFQISENPLFYSLASQGAVAQIRHLDAIIGEDPGQRGIKALFIQDELLRSCLALSHSSSVAITTGFPTHYMHSPPDETDGPPGAVAMATMLLSLGKQVTLVTDKRALQMNQDIIDEAVTTGVLKSTIPLVVFEDIGPNSSLHFLCHHGDPAKPRYDHLVAIERSGRAEDGNYYNMRGVNIKHLVDPIDDLFIAANNIPGITTIGIGDGGNELGMGKVKDRVQNLMPMGHLIACDVPADYAIAAGVSNWGGYAVACGLYLLNTCPVHKRYLNKGLGMDHQTPEELQDWIANLPSVKKEESILSTLVRFGIRSGKTAHLAMEVDGLTFHPTHSDIITRLLKVTHGSAD; encoded by the exons TGTCGGATGATTTAAAGTTGTTGGGTCCTGCTGTTTTAAGGCGGCTGATTAGGAAGGAAGATTCCAGAATAACCAACACATCTGGATTAGCCGCTG gatACCGGCAAGCAAATGTTGTCATCATTCCCAAACATCTGGCCAAAGATTTTGAAGTGTTTTGTCGCAATAATCCGGCGCCTTTGCCACTTCTGTACTGCAGCCAACCAGGAGAGACCTCATGCCCACCTCTGGCCAAAGACGCCGACATCAG GACAGACATCTCACAGTACCGAGTGTATCAGGATGGTGTTCTGGAAAACGGTGTCTCCAGCCTGCTGAACTACAGCAAGTCACTCAG GGTGGTCTCGCAGAATCCGTCTGTGCCGTGTATGGAGTGGTCAGACATGGTTTGTTTCTATCTGGGCTGCAGCTTTGGCTTTGAGGGCAGCCTGAAGAAAGCTGGAGTTGTTGTCAGGAATGTGGAGCAAGGCCGCAACGTCAGCATGTACAAG ACTGCTGTTCCCTGTATTCAAGCTGGTGTTTTCAGTTGCCCTCTCGTGGTGTCGATGCGTCCAATTCCACCTGCCATGCTGGAGGCAGCAGTCCAGGTCACAAGCCTTGACCCCCAAGCACATGGAGCCCCAGTGCACATTGGCGATGGAG CTTTGCTAGGCATACAGGACCTGTCCCGACCAGATTATGGGGATCAGGTTGAGCTGCAGCCCGGTGATGTTCCAGTcttctgggcctgtggagtgaCTGCCATAGAGGCAATCGTCAGAAGCA AGCCATCGTTGGCATTCAGTCACTCACCGGGCTGCATGTTCTTGACTGATGTTCAAGACCCCTCCCTCCGATCCCACGGCCCTGACAGCAAGAAATCCGAAGCCACAGCCCTCTGCTTCCAGATATCTGAAAACCCCTTGTTCTACAGTCTGGCGTCGCAGGGTGCTGTGGCACAGATCAGGCATCTGGACGCAATCATCGGAGAAGACCCAG GTCAACGGGGCATCAAAGCTTTGTTTATTCAAGATGAACTTCTACGCTCTTGTCTGGCACTCTCGcactcatcctctgttgccatAACGACAGGCTTCCCAACACACTACATGCACAG TCCTCCTGATGAGACTGATGGCCCACCTGgagctgttgccatggcaaccatgCTGCTTTCCCTCGGCAAGCAAGTTACATTGGTGACGGACAAGAGAGCCTTGCAGATGAATCAGGACATTATTGATGAAGCTGTGACGACAG GTGTACTGAAATCAACCATTCCACTGGTGGTCTTCGAAGACATTGGTCCGAACTCTTCACTTCACTTTTTGTGTCACCACGGAGATCCCGCTAAACCAAG GTATGACCACCTAGTAGCCATAGAGCGCAGTGGGCGAGCTGAGGATGGAAACTACTACAACATGAGAGGAGTAAACATCAAGCATCTTGTGGATCCAATCGACGACCTTTTTATTGCTGCAAATAATATTCCAGGCATTACCACTATAG GAATCGGTGATGGTGGAAATGAGTTGGGGATGGGGAAAGTGAAGGACAGAGTCCAGAATCTGATGCCAATGGGGCATCTGATAGCCTGTGATGTGCCTGCTGACTACGCTATCGCTGCAG GGGTTTCCAACTGGGGAGGGTACGCAGTGGCTTGTGGCCTTTACCTGCTCAACACCTGTCCCGTACATAAGAGATATCTAAACAAAGGCCTGGGAATGGATCACCAAACCCCCGAAGAGCTGCAAGATTGGATTGCTAATTTGCCGTCCGTGAAGAAG GAGGAGTCTATCTTGTCAACTCTTGTGCGTTTCGGCATTCGATCTGGGAAAACGGCTCATCTGGCCATGGAGGTGGATGGTTTGACCTTTCATCCCACGCACTCTGACATCATCACCAGACTGCTCAAAGTCACTCACGGCTCAGCTGATT AG